In Thauera aromatica K172, one DNA window encodes the following:
- a CDS encoding hydantoinase B/oxoprolinase family protein: MSTPEQRAAIDPILLSVYARTFKSITDEMSISMEQTTRSPILCEAKDYVTGLYDGDGNMLEQTENLPILAFSLAPVCKYIKDYFGDDLHPGDVIFHNDVFSLGNQNNDVAVFKPIFFEGRLVAWTAVKGHQADIGGNVRGGYNPNAVEVWQEALRIPPVKVVEKGKLRKDVWNLIFANIRLDIVQHDMKAEMGACTVGERRLLELLGKYGVASYEAHKAALFDATRRMMEAEIAKIPNGRYSGEGYVYYDGRHEGSKFTIRVDIEVADRSIRFDYSRTDPQTNGFVNGTFTSSASATILTLLQMVNPDIPHNEGMVQPIEIVIPEGTLLNASYPKATTFGNHLCPPNADAIQRALAPVMPDRVTAGWNNLLCSLTTGIDPKKNEAYVDIGFMGLKGGSGAMRGTDGYDHIGMIDASGGVLDQDYEMFEQQTPHRLIRHELLTDSAGAGQWRGGLGVETIFEIGSDDTQLVTFGDGDFEPAFGLFGGGEGGLNFIRLHYPDGTVVVPKNKDLITGVPKGTIYHQVASGGGGYGDPKRRSRKALAEEVRNGVISAAAARTLYGYEPEQAA; this comes from the coding sequence ATGAGCACCCCCGAACAGCGCGCCGCAATCGATCCGATCCTGCTCTCGGTCTATGCGCGGACCTTCAAGTCGATCACCGACGAGATGAGCATCTCGATGGAGCAGACCACCCGCTCGCCGATCCTGTGCGAGGCCAAGGACTACGTCACCGGCCTCTACGACGGCGACGGCAACATGCTCGAGCAGACCGAGAACCTGCCCATCCTCGCCTTCTCGCTGGCGCCGGTGTGCAAGTACATCAAGGACTACTTCGGCGACGACCTCCACCCCGGCGACGTCATCTTCCACAACGACGTCTTCAGCCTGGGCAACCAGAACAACGACGTCGCGGTGTTCAAGCCGATCTTCTTCGAGGGCCGGCTGGTGGCGTGGACCGCGGTCAAGGGCCACCAGGCCGACATCGGCGGCAACGTGCGCGGCGGCTACAACCCGAACGCGGTCGAGGTGTGGCAGGAGGCGCTGCGCATCCCGCCGGTCAAGGTGGTCGAGAAGGGCAAGCTCCGCAAGGACGTGTGGAACCTGATCTTCGCCAACATCCGGCTCGACATCGTGCAGCACGACATGAAGGCCGAGATGGGCGCATGCACGGTCGGCGAGCGCCGCCTGCTCGAGCTGCTCGGCAAGTACGGGGTGGCGAGCTACGAAGCGCACAAGGCGGCGCTGTTCGATGCCACCCGGCGGATGATGGAAGCGGAGATCGCCAAGATTCCCAACGGCCGCTATTCGGGAGAAGGCTACGTCTACTACGACGGCCGCCACGAAGGCAGCAAGTTCACCATCCGCGTCGACATCGAGGTCGCCGATCGCTCGATCCGCTTCGACTACTCGCGCACCGACCCGCAGACCAACGGCTTCGTCAACGGCACCTTCACTTCCAGCGCCTCGGCCACCATCCTCACCTTGCTGCAGATGGTCAATCCCGACATCCCGCACAACGAGGGCATGGTCCAGCCGATCGAGATCGTGATCCCCGAAGGCACCCTGCTCAACGCCTCCTATCCGAAAGCCACCACCTTCGGCAACCACCTCTGCCCGCCCAACGCCGACGCCATCCAGCGCGCACTCGCGCCGGTGATGCCCGATCGCGTCACCGCAGGCTGGAACAACCTGCTGTGCTCGCTCACCACCGGCATCGACCCGAAGAAGAACGAGGCCTACGTCGACATCGGCTTCATGGGCCTGAAGGGCGGCTCGGGGGCGATGCGCGGCACCGACGGCTACGACCACATCGGCATGATCGACGCCTCCGGCGGCGTGCTCGACCAGGACTACGAGATGTTCGAGCAGCAGACCCCGCACCGCCTGATCCGCCACGAACTGCTGACCGACTCGGCCGGCGCCGGCCAGTGGCGCGGCGGGCTCGGCGTGGAGACGATCTTCGAGATCGGCTCCGACGACACCCAGCTGGTGACTTTCGGCGACGGCGATTTCGAGCCCGCGTTCGGCCTCTTCGGCGGCGGCGAGGGCGGGCTCAACTTCATCCGCCTGCACTACCCCGACGGCACCGTCGTGGTGCCGAAGAACAAGGACCTGATCACCGGCGTGCCCAAGGGCACGATCTACCACCAGGTCGCCAGCGGCGGCGGCGGCTACGGCGACCCGAAGCGGCGCAGCCGCAAGGCGCTCGCCGAGGAGGTCCGCAACGGCGTGATCTCGGCCGCGGCCGCGCGCACCCTGTACGGCTATGAACCGGAGCAGGCGGCCTGA
- a CDS encoding acyl-CoA dehydrogenase family protein encodes MDFDLNEEQQAIRDTFARFCDARIAPQAAALDEARAYPRALMRELATLGFVGMRYPEEAGGSGLGLTEYCLALTEIARGSMSLAGAAAMQSLMGTKFLHMLGSPDIIERLFKPALAGDKIGAICMTEPGAGSDLSGIATQARKVDGGYVLNGRKTWITAAPVADFFTVFARAGEEKKLTIFLVEKDFPGLVIGRAIHKMGVWALPTSELAFDDCFVPDSHRLSKEEGDGEAHLRKTLAEIRILTGAMALGCARAALAEAVRYAGERVQFGKPIDRFQAIQLKLADMATGLEAATHLVHYAAWLHGAGRPHHKEAAMAKLFATETAATVCDQAARVFASYGYAMEYPVQRYLRDIRFTLIGGGTSEILKLIIAKEVSA; translated from the coding sequence ATGGACTTCGACCTGAACGAAGAGCAGCAGGCCATCCGCGACACCTTCGCGCGCTTTTGCGACGCACGCATCGCCCCCCAGGCGGCCGCCCTTGACGAGGCCCGCGCCTATCCCCGCGCGCTGATGCGCGAACTGGCCACGCTCGGCTTTGTCGGCATGCGCTACCCGGAGGAGGCCGGCGGCAGCGGCCTCGGCCTCACCGAGTACTGCCTCGCCCTCACCGAGATCGCGCGCGGCTCGATGTCGCTCGCCGGGGCGGCGGCGATGCAGTCGCTGATGGGCACGAAGTTCCTCCACATGCTCGGCAGCCCCGACATCATCGAGCGCCTGTTCAAGCCCGCGCTCGCCGGCGACAAGATCGGCGCGATCTGCATGACCGAACCGGGCGCCGGTTCCGACCTGTCAGGCATCGCCACCCAGGCCCGCAAGGTCGACGGCGGCTACGTCCTCAACGGGCGCAAGACCTGGATCACCGCCGCCCCGGTGGCCGATTTCTTCACCGTGTTCGCGCGCGCCGGCGAGGAGAAAAAGCTCACCATCTTCCTCGTCGAGAAGGACTTCCCCGGCCTCGTCATTGGGCGCGCGATCCACAAGATGGGCGTGTGGGCGCTGCCGACCTCCGAGCTCGCCTTCGACGACTGCTTCGTGCCCGACAGCCACCGCCTGTCGAAGGAGGAAGGGGACGGCGAAGCCCACCTCAGGAAGACCCTCGCCGAGATCCGCATCCTCACCGGCGCGATGGCGCTCGGCTGCGCGCGCGCCGCGCTCGCCGAAGCGGTGCGCTACGCCGGCGAGCGCGTCCAGTTCGGCAAGCCGATCGACCGCTTCCAGGCCATCCAGCTCAAGCTCGCCGACATGGCGACCGGCCTCGAGGCCGCCACCCACCTCGTCCACTATGCCGCCTGGCTGCACGGCGCCGGCCGCCCCCACCACAAGGAGGCGGCGATGGCGAAGCTGTTCGCCACCGAGACCGCGGCCACCGTGTGCGACCAGGCCGCGCGCGTGTTCGCCTCCTACGGCTACGCGATGGAGTACCCGGTGCAGCGTTACCTGCGCGACATCCGCTTCACCCTGATCGGTGGCGGCACCAGCGAAATTCTCAAGCTCATCATTGCAAAGGAGGTCAGCGCATGA
- a CDS encoding cobalamin B12-binding domain-containing protein, with product MSSPTQAMPARRIRVLLAKPGLDGHDQGAKIVARAMMDAGFEVIYTGLRQTPEAVARIALDEDVDVVALSSMAGSHLPFCRKLKPLLEAGGLTDKLWMIGGNLPAQDHDALRELGFAGIFPTGSRLEAVVSYIRENAP from the coding sequence ATGAGCTCACCGACCCAGGCGATGCCGGCACGCCGGATCCGCGTCCTGCTCGCCAAGCCCGGCCTCGACGGCCACGACCAGGGCGCCAAGATCGTCGCCCGCGCGATGATGGACGCCGGCTTCGAAGTCATCTACACCGGCCTGCGCCAGACCCCGGAGGCGGTCGCCCGCATCGCCCTCGACGAGGACGTCGACGTCGTCGCGCTGTCGAGCATGGCCGGCTCGCACCTGCCCTTCTGCCGCAAGCTCAAGCCCCTGCTCGAAGCCGGCGGCCTCACCGACAAGCTGTGGATGATCGGCGGCAACCTGCCCGCCCAGGACCACGACGCCCTGCGCGAACTGGGCTTCGCAGGCATCTTTCCCACCGGCTCGCGGCTCGAGGCGGTGGTGTCCTACATCCGGGAGAACGCCCCATGA
- a CDS encoding acyl-CoA mutase large subunit family protein gives MNDRAPVEPKAVFNESGLEVKPLYTRADVDASGGEAMIGAPGEYPFTRGIHRLMYRKQPWTMRQYAGFGNPRDTNQRFKYLIANGQTGLNVAFDLPTQIGLDSDDPLAEGEIGRVGMSIDTLRDFELAFDGIDLDKITVSMTINGAAAIAIAMYLAMAEKRGYDVTKLRGTAQNDILKEFIGRGTWIFPVEPSIRLVGDTIEYCARHAPKYSPVSVCGYHIRESGATPAQEMAYAFCIARAYADEAIRRGLHVDEFAGRLSYNFNIFGNLFEQVAKFRAGRSLWAKIMKEEYKAESPGSMWLRMIAAGGGGGLTFEQPELNIVRGAYYALISALSGTQTMALCSYDEAYTIPTEYSARISLRTMQILIEEMGLTETVDPLGGSWYVETMTNQMRAKMEEIIAETDAEGGIVKLISEGAIQAKVSAQAYRMQQNIESGAFPKVGVNCYRNEHEDEHPVEFHPYNEDDARAQIASLAQVRTERDADAVARALARVGADARDGANVMPAIVDAVKAYASVGEITRELVKVFGRYQEPIRF, from the coding sequence ATGAACGACCGCGCCCCAGTCGAACCGAAAGCCGTGTTCAACGAGTCCGGCCTCGAAGTGAAGCCGCTGTACACCCGGGCCGACGTCGACGCCAGCGGCGGCGAAGCGATGATCGGCGCCCCCGGCGAATACCCCTTCACCCGCGGCATCCACCGCCTGATGTACCGCAAGCAGCCGTGGACGATGCGCCAGTACGCCGGCTTCGGCAATCCGCGCGACACCAACCAGCGCTTCAAGTACCTGATCGCCAACGGCCAGACCGGGCTCAACGTCGCCTTCGACCTGCCCACCCAGATCGGCCTCGACTCGGACGACCCGCTCGCCGAAGGCGAGATCGGCCGCGTCGGCATGTCGATCGACACCTTGCGCGACTTCGAGCTCGCCTTCGACGGCATCGACCTCGACAAGATCACCGTGTCGATGACGATCAACGGCGCCGCGGCGATCGCGATCGCGATGTACCTGGCAATGGCGGAAAAGCGCGGTTACGACGTCACCAAACTGCGCGGCACCGCGCAGAACGACATCCTCAAGGAATTCATCGGCCGCGGCACCTGGATCTTCCCGGTCGAGCCCTCGATCCGGCTGGTCGGCGACACCATCGAGTACTGTGCCCGCCACGCTCCCAAGTACAGCCCGGTGTCGGTCTGCGGCTATCACATCCGCGAATCGGGCGCGACTCCGGCGCAGGAGATGGCCTACGCGTTCTGCATCGCCCGCGCCTACGCCGACGAGGCGATCCGGCGCGGCCTCCACGTCGACGAGTTCGCCGGCCGCCTGTCCTACAACTTCAACATCTTCGGCAACCTCTTCGAGCAGGTGGCGAAATTCCGCGCCGGGCGCAGCCTGTGGGCCAAGATCATGAAGGAGGAATACAAGGCGGAAAGCCCGGGCTCGATGTGGCTGCGCATGATCGCCGCCGGCGGCGGTGGCGGGCTGACCTTCGAGCAGCCCGAGCTGAACATCGTGCGCGGCGCCTACTACGCCCTGATCAGCGCCCTGTCGGGCACCCAGACGATGGCGCTGTGCTCCTACGACGAGGCCTACACCATTCCTACCGAGTATTCGGCACGGATCTCGCTGCGCACCATGCAGATCCTGATCGAGGAGATGGGGCTGACCGAGACCGTCGACCCGCTCGGCGGCTCCTGGTACGTCGAGACGATGACCAACCAGATGCGCGCGAAGATGGAGGAAATCATCGCCGAGACCGATGCCGAAGGCGGCATCGTCAAGCTGATCTCGGAAGGGGCGATCCAGGCCAAGGTCTCCGCCCAGGCCTACCGGATGCAGCAGAACATCGAGTCGGGCGCCTTCCCCAAGGTCGGCGTCAACTGCTACCGCAACGAGCACGAGGACGAGCACCCGGTCGAATTCCACCCCTACAACGAAGACGACGCCCGCGCCCAGATCGCCAGCCTGGCCCAGGTCCGCACCGAGCGCGACGCCGACGCGGTGGCGCGCGCGCTCGCCCGCGTCGGCGCCGATGCCCGCGACGGCGCCAACGTGATGCCGGCGATCGTCGACGCGGTCAAGGCCTATGCCAGCGTCGGCGAGATCACCCGCGAGCTGGTGAAGGTCTTCGGCCGCTACCAGGAACCGATCCGCTTCTGA
- a CDS encoding FAD binding domain-containing protein, whose protein sequence is MNTIERYLAPTCLEEALDCLHRHDGVTILAGGTDLMPQSRAGRIRIQPTLLNIRRIPELQGITVEDGAIRIGALTTVTELLASELVRTRLPALAEACNHFASDQIRNAATIGGNISNASPAGDTLVPLLALDAEVELAAKPNGHIARRRLPIADYFTGPGRTRREPHELLAGVRIPLPAPGRVAHFFKFGTRPALDISTISIAIAGTLIDGALGDVRIAFGAVAPTPVRARRTEAVLEGRPLNPATIAGAAAVARDEVDPIDDVRASAWYRKELIHNMTKRMLDHVAQA, encoded by the coding sequence ATGAACACCATCGAACGCTATCTCGCGCCGACCTGTCTGGAAGAGGCTCTCGACTGCCTCCACCGGCATGACGGCGTCACCATCCTCGCCGGCGGCACCGACCTGATGCCGCAGAGCCGGGCCGGACGCATCCGCATCCAGCCCACCCTGCTCAACATCCGCCGCATTCCCGAACTGCAGGGCATCACCGTCGAGGACGGCGCAATCCGCATCGGCGCCCTGACCACCGTCACCGAACTGCTCGCCAGCGAGCTGGTGCGCACCCGCCTGCCGGCGCTCGCCGAGGCCTGCAACCATTTCGCCAGCGACCAGATCCGCAACGCGGCCACGATCGGCGGCAACATCAGCAACGCCTCGCCGGCCGGCGACACTCTGGTGCCGCTGCTCGCCCTCGACGCCGAAGTCGAGCTCGCGGCCAAGCCCAACGGCCACATCGCCCGCCGCCGGCTGCCGATCGCCGACTACTTCACCGGCCCCGGCCGGACCCGGCGCGAGCCTCACGAACTGCTCGCCGGCGTGCGCATCCCGCTCCCCGCACCGGGCCGGGTGGCGCACTTCTTCAAGTTCGGCACCCGCCCCGCGCTCGACATCTCGACGATCTCGATCGCGATCGCCGGCACCCTCATCGACGGCGCCCTCGGCGACGTGCGCATCGCCTTCGGTGCGGTCGCCCCCACCCCGGTCCGCGCCCGCCGCACCGAAGCCGTGCTCGAAGGCCGCCCCCTGAACCCGGCGACGATCGCGGGCGCCGCCGCCGTGGCGCGCGACGAAGTCGACCCGATCGACGACGTCCGCGCCAGCGCCTGGTACCGCAAGGAACTGATCCACAACATGACCAAGAGGATGCTCGACCATGTCGCTCAAGCATGA
- a CDS encoding (2Fe-2S)-binding protein: MSLKHDIEFTLNGVRRRVTVPVDMSALEMLRNVLGLTGTKYGCGEGECGACTIRVDGTTMNACLMFAADCDGRELVTIEGLAGEQRSEALRAAFVEHGAVQCGFCTPGMVMQASHVLDAHPDADEATIKRGIEGNLCRCTGYRKIVDAISATTTSCCGGH, translated from the coding sequence ATGTCGCTCAAGCATGACATCGAATTCACCCTGAACGGCGTCCGGCGGCGGGTCACCGTGCCGGTCGACATGAGCGCGCTGGAAATGCTGCGCAACGTCCTCGGCCTCACCGGCACCAAGTACGGCTGCGGCGAAGGCGAGTGCGGCGCGTGCACGATCCGGGTCGACGGCACGACGATGAACGCCTGCCTGATGTTCGCCGCCGACTGCGACGGGCGCGAGCTGGTGACCATCGAAGGGCTGGCCGGCGAGCAGCGCAGCGAGGCCCTGCGCGCCGCCTTCGTCGAGCACGGTGCGGTACAGTGCGGCTTCTGCACGCCGGGAATGGTGATGCAGGCGAGCCACGTCCTCGACGCCCACCCGGACGCCGACGAGGCCACGATCAAGCGCGGCATCGAAGGCAACCTGTGCCGCTGCACCGGCTACCGCAAGATCGTCGACGCGATCTCGGCCACGACCACGTCGTGCTGTGGCGGCCACTGA
- a CDS encoding xanthine dehydrogenase family protein molybdopterin-binding subunit, which yields MNIAAHPQQIERDTLIGKRIQKKDAPEKASGKTRYLHDLNLPGQLYARILRSARVHARILSIDTSAARALPGVHAVITAADVPDQRPIGVARDHLPLKGDRVRSQRDEIAAVAADSEEIAEQALRLIRVEYEDLPVLADPAAAVAPGAVQIHPPRLAADGSVLEPGRAGNVAMRFDYGHGDTAEGEAESDVILEDTFSLHYVTHCCLGVSGIIAEFDASGNLLMYSNTQVPFLHKREFAEYLNMDPARIRIIQPPIGGGFGSKLDVYPFEVICVFLARAAGRPVKLVFSREEEFLASPTRQPVLLTLRSGCKKDGTLTFRQVHTLHDNGAYTSWGATTPFVMMQTFSSLYRVPHCDYHTTAVYTNNPYAGSFRGYGNLQATFAIEQHMDMLAEAIGMDPLAFRLQNAQEAGEVTGQGMVFKSCGFKDCLTTAAARSDYLHKHRDNLAARDAPGPLKRGIGIASMLHVGGGAKIYPSDGCGTILKLDDFANVTLITGASEIGQGSETVLSQLVCEELGLPIAAVTVVNNDTAITPWDVGVHASRTTFIAGNSAIGAARKAKAKILAAAAQKFGCAAEELDLYGGHIVRNDSGEAVVELARFIRGLHFSERAELIMTTHYYEPPSVHQDKGYKGDVSAAYAWATQVVEVEVDTDTGIVRMTKVTGAHDVGRVLNRLGIEGQIEGGVVMGQGYALTENLMIENGVMRNPNFRDYKLVTAPEIPEMDISFIESMDGEGPQGAKGVGEAPSICIAAAAANAIYNATGTRLFALPFTPEAVYAALHGRAGKPYWKPWKPA from the coding sequence ATGAACATCGCAGCACATCCGCAGCAGATCGAGCGCGACACCCTGATCGGCAAGCGCATCCAGAAGAAGGACGCGCCCGAAAAGGCGAGCGGCAAGACGCGCTACCTCCACGACCTCAACCTGCCCGGCCAGCTCTACGCCAGGATCCTGCGCTCGGCCCGCGTCCATGCCCGCATCCTGAGCATCGACACCTCCGCGGCGCGCGCCCTGCCCGGGGTGCACGCGGTGATCACCGCCGCCGACGTTCCCGACCAGCGCCCGATCGGCGTCGCCCGCGACCATCTGCCGCTGAAGGGCGACCGGGTGCGCAGCCAGCGCGACGAGATCGCCGCGGTCGCCGCCGACAGCGAGGAGATCGCCGAGCAGGCGCTGCGCCTGATCCGGGTCGAATACGAAGACCTGCCGGTGCTCGCCGATCCCGCCGCCGCGGTCGCCCCCGGCGCGGTGCAGATCCACCCGCCGCGGCTCGCCGCCGACGGCAGCGTCCTCGAGCCCGGCCGCGCGGGCAACGTCGCGATGCGCTTCGACTACGGCCACGGCGACACCGCCGAGGGCGAGGCCGAATCGGACGTGATCCTCGAGGACACCTTCAGCCTGCACTACGTCACCCACTGCTGCCTGGGGGTGTCGGGGATCATCGCCGAGTTCGACGCCTCGGGTAACCTGCTGATGTACTCCAACACCCAGGTGCCGTTCCTGCACAAGCGCGAGTTCGCCGAGTACCTGAACATGGACCCGGCGCGCATCCGCATCATCCAGCCGCCGATCGGCGGCGGCTTCGGCTCCAAGCTCGACGTCTATCCGTTCGAAGTCATCTGCGTCTTCCTCGCCCGCGCTGCCGGGCGCCCGGTGAAGCTGGTGTTCAGCCGCGAGGAAGAGTTCCTCGCCTCGCCCACCCGCCAGCCGGTGCTGCTCACCCTGCGCTCGGGCTGCAAAAAGGACGGCACCCTGACCTTCCGCCAGGTCCACACCCTGCACGACAACGGCGCCTACACCTCGTGGGGGGCGACCACGCCGTTCGTCATGATGCAGACCTTCTCCTCGCTGTACCGGGTACCGCACTGCGACTACCACACCACCGCGGTGTACACCAACAACCCCTACGCCGGGTCGTTCCGCGGCTACGGCAACCTGCAGGCGACCTTCGCCATCGAGCAGCACATGGACATGCTCGCCGAGGCGATCGGCATGGACCCGCTCGCATTCCGGCTGCAGAACGCGCAGGAGGCGGGCGAGGTCACCGGCCAGGGCATGGTATTCAAGAGCTGCGGCTTCAAGGACTGCCTCACCACCGCCGCCGCACGCAGCGACTACCTGCACAAGCACCGCGACAACCTCGCCGCGCGCGACGCCCCCGGCCCGCTCAAGCGCGGCATCGGCATCGCCTCGATGCTGCACGTCGGCGGCGGCGCCAAGATCTACCCTTCGGACGGCTGCGGCACCATCCTCAAGCTCGACGATTTCGCCAACGTCACCCTCATCACCGGCGCCTCCGAGATCGGCCAGGGCTCGGAAACGGTGCTCTCCCAGCTCGTCTGCGAGGAACTCGGCCTGCCCATCGCCGCGGTCACCGTGGTCAACAACGACACCGCGATCACGCCCTGGGACGTCGGCGTCCACGCCAGCCGCACCACCTTCATCGCCGGCAACTCGGCGATCGGCGCCGCCCGCAAGGCGAAGGCTAAGATCCTCGCCGCCGCGGCGCAGAAGTTCGGCTGTGCGGCCGAGGAGCTCGACCTCTACGGCGGCCACATCGTGCGCAACGACAGCGGCGAGGCCGTGGTCGAGCTCGCCCGCTTCATCCGCGGCCTGCACTTTTCTGAGCGCGCCGAGCTGATCATGACCACCCACTACTACGAGCCCCCCAGCGTGCACCAGGACAAGGGCTACAAGGGCGACGTCTCCGCCGCCTACGCGTGGGCGACCCAGGTCGTCGAAGTCGAGGTCGACACCGACACCGGCATCGTCAGGATGACCAAAGTCACCGGCGCGCACGACGTCGGCCGGGTGCTGAACCGGCTCGGCATCGAGGGCCAGATCGAGGGCGGCGTGGTGATGGGCCAGGGCTACGCGCTCACCGAGAACCTGATGATCGAAAACGGCGTCATGCGCAACCCGAACTTCCGCGACTACAAGCTGGTGACCGCGCCGGAAATTCCCGAGATGGACATTTCCTTCATCGAGTCGATGGACGGCGAAGGCCCGCAGGGTGCGAAGGGGGTCGGCGAGGCGCCCTCGATCTGCATCGCCGCGGCCGCCGCCAACGCGATCTACAACGCCACCGGCACCCGCCTCTTCGCCCTGCCGTTCACGCCCGAGGCCGTGTATGCCGCGCTCCATGGCCGCGCCGGGAAACCGTACTGGAAACCGTGGAAGCCGGCATGA
- a CDS encoding CaiB/BaiF CoA transferase family protein, producing MKKRTILSMEQALSMPYATLRFAQLGWRVIRIESTPAGDGLPGDPNRYIGGKVLDDDRRSYFIAPNVGKEAIALNLKDPQGQALLRRIIQALDVDVFCCNTVPRRYAQLGIDYDSLRAAKPDLIWAGISALGPDYPDAPGYDPVLQAMAGYMELTGDAAGPPTLAGVPLIDLKAGDEVYANVMLALLERAESGQGRRIDVSMLQAATSWLITTLPLLDFDCDPGEITRCGNEHRKFIPTNVYPTADGFIYVAIGSDVQWKRLTELSRFASIATPGRATNEGRHREREAIHRDLAAVTQRYPTTELTADFRTATIPHAPIHDIPAVRDMEAVHRRLTTTTFPDGRTIHMQPMAVDLPEARTALNPPPRYGQDTLRVLREAGVEDAVCETLRAQGVIA from the coding sequence ATGAAGAAACGCACCATCCTCTCCATGGAGCAGGCGCTGTCGATGCCCTACGCCACGCTGCGCTTCGCCCAGCTCGGCTGGCGGGTGATCCGCATCGAATCGACCCCGGCCGGCGACGGCCTGCCGGGCGACCCGAACCGCTACATCGGCGGCAAGGTGCTCGACGACGACCGCCGCAGCTACTTCATCGCCCCCAACGTCGGCAAGGAAGCGATCGCCCTCAACCTCAAGGACCCGCAGGGCCAGGCCCTGCTGCGCCGGATCATCCAGGCCCTCGACGTGGACGTGTTCTGCTGCAACACCGTGCCGCGGCGCTATGCCCAGCTGGGCATCGACTACGACAGCTTGCGCGCGGCCAAGCCCGACCTGATCTGGGCCGGGATTTCGGCGCTGGGGCCAGACTACCCGGACGCCCCCGGCTACGACCCGGTGCTGCAGGCGATGGCCGGCTACATGGAACTGACCGGCGACGCCGCCGGGCCGCCGACGCTGGCCGGTGTGCCGCTGATCGACCTCAAGGCGGGCGACGAGGTCTACGCCAACGTGATGCTGGCGCTGCTCGAGCGTGCCGAGAGCGGACAGGGCCGGCGCATCGACGTGTCGATGCTGCAGGCCGCGACTTCCTGGCTGATCACGACCCTGCCCCTGCTCGACTTCGACTGCGACCCGGGGGAAATCACCCGCTGCGGCAACGAGCACCGCAAGTTCATTCCGACCAACGTCTATCCCACCGCCGACGGCTTCATCTACGTTGCGATCGGCAGCGACGTGCAGTGGAAGCGGCTCACCGAGCTGTCCCGCTTCGCCTCGATCGCCACGCCGGGGCGCGCCACCAACGAGGGCCGCCACCGCGAGCGCGAGGCCATCCACCGCGACCTCGCGGCGGTGACCCAGCGCTACCCCACCACCGAACTGACCGCCGATTTCCGCACCGCCACCATTCCGCACGCGCCCATCCACGACATCCCCGCGGTACGCGACATGGAAGCGGTGCACCGGCGCCTGACCACCACCACCTTCCCCGACGGGCGGACGATCCACATGCAGCCGATGGCGGTGGACCTGCCCGAAGCGCGGACGGCGCTGAACCCGCCGCCGCGCTACGGCCAGGACACGCTGCGCGTCCTGCGCGAGGCCGGGGTGGAGGACGCGGTCTGCGAAACCTTGCGCGCCCAGGGCGTGATCGCCTGA